CAATTGAAAGAATAGCCTCTTTTCCGCCAAAAACGATCGATAAGGCAGATACTTCAAAAAAGAATGCCGATCCATCTAAACGTTTTGCTTTGTATTCAATCGTGTTAACGGGCTGTTCCTCTTTCATAATCTGCTTAAATCGTTCCATTAACCGGTCACTATACTCTGGAAAAATAAATTCAAAAATGGATTTACCGATTATATCTTTATTATTACTGGCTCCAACTAACCTAGCAGCAGCATTATTTGCATAAAGAAATTTATGATCTTGGGTGATATATACCGGATCTGGTAATGAGTCTATTAATTTCCGATAGCTTTCTTCACTGGCACGAGCTTTTTTTTCAAAAAATCGTGCTTTGTCATATTGCCAACCGACAACCCAAGCAATGAAATTAAAAATAAAAAAGTCTATTGTAAAAAAAGCGTAATGAGCCCATATCTTTTGATAGGCAGTAAATGCTATTGAAATAAACAATAAAATAATTTGACCCGATCTGTTCATAATTCTCCCCGCTTACTAGGTAAATTGTTATAGGTATAGGAATTCGACAACTTCCATTACTTTCCTTCAATCCTCTACAAATTTACATGCATTCTTCATTGAAATTTTAAGACAGAAAAAAGGAGCATCAACACATATGTGGAGAGCTCCCATTTTCAACATACACTATTTCTTTTTTATTATTTCTTCACATTAATATATAATTTTCCGTTAGCTGTTTGTCTTGATTCATTTCCAAAGGAATCAACAGCTTTTACCTCAATTGTGGCACCGGCCGCTACCATATCCTTAGTAGCAGTATAGTAACCAACATAATAGCCCGGTGAAACCTCCATCATTGGAAGCTCTGTTGCATTCGCCAGTTGTGATGTTCTCGTTTGTGTCAGCGGCATATGGATGAAGAAAGATGCTTTCACGCCAGGCTCACTTGTAAACTCAATCTTTACACTTTCGCCCTTCTTCAATACCTTATCCACCTCAGGTTTTACATTTTGAATTAATGGTGCTGTGTATTTGACGTCGACTTTTACAGATTTTTCAGTCGTGTTTCCAGCCTTATCTTTGGCCATAACTTTGATTTCATTCTTTCCTTCATCAAGCATAATTCTTGCAGAATATTTTCCATCCACTACTTTCGCTGTAGTTCCATTAACAAGGACGAAATTTAAATAGTTATCTGCTACAGTTCCTGTAACGGTAACGGTCTCTTTATTCAATTTACTTCCATCTGCTGGCGAGCCAATTGTTAACTCTGGAGCATCGGCATCATAGGTTACGTTTACAGGTGCGGATGCATCCGTCATCCCTTGTGCTGTAGACGCTTTTGCCGTTAATTGATTCTCACCCTTATTTAGTTTCACGTCAACAGAATATGTGCCATCATCTTTTGAATCAACGGTAGCAACTTCTTTGCCTTTATTAAAAATATGAACCTTTGCCGTTGGTGCAGCTTCACCTTTCACAGTTACTGTTTCAATGTTGGTGAACGTTCCATCAACAGGAGAAGTGATAGTTGGTTCTGTTACTTCATAATCAACCACGGCACGAATCATATAGTTACCCTCAGCTTCAGGAGAAGGTGTCCATGCGCCTCCAACTAGCTGCCAGCTTCGCTTCGCATTTGTCCCATCCTCATCTGTTGCCATACCAGGTGCTTTCGTATTTACATCCGCTTGGATGTAAACGATATAGAAGTCACCTTCGACAATGATACCATGGTTGCTTAAATCCACTTTAGTCCACTGACCATTTCGAAGTGCAGTAGCATCAAATGGACCGGCTATTTTTTTACCAGGTGCACCGTCAGGTCCTGAAGCATCATATACTGCTACTTTGAAGGCAGTACCTCCTGGAACCGGCCATTCCGAAGTCCAGAAACGGAATAAACCACCTGTCACTAATGCCTTTTTCTGGCCTTTTGCTAATGACATTTTTACAGCCCAGCCATTTCCGGAATCGTAAAATGCGCGCGCGTTTTCAGCTGTGCCGTCATCATAGCCGATTTCACCTGGGAAACCGATGAAAGGCTTAATATCAAAATTCTGCTCGATGTTTCCTTTTAGTTTAATTGTTGCTTCTTGACTGTAAAAATGTGGTGCTATAACTTTAAGAGTATAGTCACCTTCATATCCCGTAAGTGAAAAATGTCCGTTTTCATCCGTTTGGACAGGCTGAACGGCTGCATCTTCTATAACATATACAGTCGCCCCAGCAACTGGCTGTCCAGATTGCTTATTCTTGATCGTTCCTGCAACAGTTCCCTTCGCTTTTTCCTGAAGTGTAAAGTTCGCTGTTGCTTCCCCATCCTGTGCAATGGTTACTGATTTAGTTTGCGAGTGATAGCCATAGCTTTCAGCAATGACCGTAAATGTTCCTGCTGAATGTGTAATCTCAAAGCTTCCATTAGCAGGGTTAGTGGTTACAGAACGACCGGATTCCACAACCGTTACTTGAGCCTGCATAGGTAATTGCATTGGAGCAGCCTTTTCAGTGCTTGCATCCTTTTTCACTTCAGGCATCATCATTGTTAACTTATCCGGATTGACCTTTTCTTTTTTAACAGAATCTGCTGCAGACTCCTCTTTTTCAGTTGTGACGTCCACCTCTGCTTTTTGTGGCGCAGCAAGTGGTGCATTTGTTAAGCGAACATCATCTATATACCAACCTTGCTTTGTCACACTTCCATCGGTTGTGAGGTTGAAAGCTACATAAATTCTTTGGCCCGCATATTCACTTAAATTCACTTCACCGTCAATCCAGCCATTTGACAGATTATTGACGCGAAGCTTTTGAACCCAGTTCACACCGTCTGTTGAGACAAATACATGCCCATAATCATAGTTTCTTTCAAGCTCATACCATTGCTTAAATTGGAGATAACTGCTTCCTTCAGGCAAATCAATAGGCGGCATCTGTAACGAAGCGTTCGCTTTGCTATCATAATTTCCAGTTAGATTTGTCGCATATACTTTTTCACCGGAGAAAGCTGCCCCAGGACCGTTTGTTGGCTTACCCCACTGCCAAGAATTATTGGCACCATAGGAAGTCCAGCCATCAGGATTACTTTCAAAATTAGCAACATAGCCTACTGTAATTCCTGGAAGAACTGTGACACTATGTTCACTAACAGATTCATTTCCACCGAAATCAAGTGCTTTCCACTTATATACCAAAGCATTTCCTGAAATGTCTGCACCAGGAATATTGACGCGGTACGTTCCATTTTTGTAATCACCGCTAATCCGCTGTGCAGCAACAGTCGTCCATGAACCATCTTGTTTTTGATATTGGAGCGATACATTTGTTACACTAATATTATCGGCAGCTGAAGCTTCTAACGTTAACGGCATTCCTGCAAAAACCGTGGCAGGTTGGGAATGTGTTAACACCGGTGCTTCACTGTCGGTTCCTTCCTTCGTTACCTGGCCTTTTAGTTTTCCTAAACCAGAAACAACAGAAGATACGGCATCAAATACATTCAATAATCCTGAGCCATAACCGTTATTTGGTGATGTTGGATATTTGTTGTCTGTTAAAGGAATGGCTGTTGTTTGTAAAATTCGTTCTAGATCATCAACTGTTAAGCTTGCATTTGCTTGTTTAAGTAGTGCAATGGCTGCTGATACGTGCGGACCAGCCATCGAGGTTCCATTCCATCCGCCTTCATAGCTGCCCCCAGGAACAGAAGAACGGATATTGACACCTGGTGCTGCAATTTCTGGTTTGATTTCCCCATATGGAGATGGTCCAAGTAAGGAAAAGCTTCCAAGTTTGTTGTTAATATCGGTAGCTCCTGTCGCGAAGGATTCTGGGTAGTTTGCCGGATTGGCAACAGATCCAGGACCTCCAGGATTACTTATCGTCGTATTCCCAGCAGAGAATTCTGGGAAAATTTCTGCAGCTCTCCACGCATTAACCATTGGACGGTACCACTCATCAAGCCCAGGACCTCCA
The DNA window shown above is from Neobacillus sp. WH10 and carries:
- a CDS encoding S8 family serine peptidase, which translates into the protein MKRKKRRLLSTLLTVILVLPLLLQPQMNANAETKGVSASAKDQVPTPKQKVTKSLYNQFDGQDKVTFLIKMKEQLDSAKVAKAADDKAKQQKATPAKTKSLKRNTIVSELKATAKETQTDVLAFLEEQVKAGKAKDVHSYYIVNAIAVTATQEVMEKAAAFLEVEKILPNETRQLFVPEKTAGTAVQDPAAGTNSIEWNIDRVGAPAVWEMGIDGSGVVIGSIDTGVQWNHPALKEKYRGYNAATGQTDNTYSWFDATRGQTTPYDDHGHGTHTTGTMVGSEPNGSNIIGVAPGAKWIAVKAFTAAGGTDADLIEAGEWMIAPGGNPDMAPDVINNSWGGGPGLDEWYRPMVNAWRAAEIFPEFSAGNTTISNPGGPGSVANPANYPESFATGATDINNKLGSFSLLGPSPYGEIKPEIAAPGVNIRSSVPGGSYEGGWNGTSMAGPHVSAAIALLKQANASLTVDDLERILQTTAIPLTDNKYPTSPNNGYGSGLLNVFDAVSSVVSGLGKLKGQVTKEGTDSEAPVLTHSQPATVFAGMPLTLEASAADNISVTNVSLQYQKQDGSWTTVAAQRISGDYKNGTYRVNIPGADISGNALVYKWKALDFGGNESVSEHSVTVLPGITVGYVANFESNPDGWTSYGANNSWQWGKPTNGPGAAFSGEKVYATNLTGNYDSKANASLQMPPIDLPEGSSYLQFKQWYELERNYDYGHVFVSTDGVNWVQKLRVNNLSNGWIDGEVNLSEYAGQRIYVAFNLTTDGSVTKQGWYIDDVRLTNAPLAAPQKAEVDVTTEKEESAADSVKKEKVNPDKLTMMMPEVKKDASTEKAAPMQLPMQAQVTVVESGRSVTTNPANGSFEITHSAGTFTVIAESYGYHSQTKSVTIAQDGEATANFTLQEKAKGTVAGTIKNKQSGQPVAGATVYVIEDAAVQPVQTDENGHFSLTGYEGDYTLKVIAPHFYSQEATIKLKGNIEQNFDIKPFIGFPGEIGYDDGTAENARAFYDSGNGWAVKMSLAKGQKKALVTGGLFRFWTSEWPVPGGTAFKVAVYDASGPDGAPGKKIAGPFDATALRNGQWTKVDLSNHGIIVEGDFYIVYIQADVNTKAPGMATDEDGTNAKRSWQLVGGAWTPSPEAEGNYMIRAVVDYEVTEPTITSPVDGTFTNIETVTVKGEAAPTAKVHIFNKGKEVATVDSKDDGTYSVDVKLNKGENQLTAKASTAQGMTDASAPVNVTYDADAPELTIGSPADGSKLNKETVTVTGTVADNYLNFVLVNGTTAKVVDGKYSARIMLDEGKNEIKVMAKDKAGNTTEKSVKVDVKYTAPLIQNVKPEVDKVLKKGESVKIEFTSEPGVKASFFIHMPLTQTRTSQLANATELPMMEVSPGYYVGYYTATKDMVAAGATIEVKAVDSFGNESRQTANGKLYINVKK